Proteins from one Listeria innocua genomic window:
- the mscL gene encoding large conductance mechanosensitive channel protein MscL has translation MKKMLVEFRDFALKGNVLDLAVAVVIGAAFGKIVSSLVNNIIMPFVGVLLGGLDFSDLSFKVGKSVIQYGAFIQSIVDFVIIAFAIFIFVKVLTSFIKKKEQPTEETPVPPTEEYLKEIRDLLKEQQK, from the coding sequence ATGAAAAAAATGTTAGTTGAATTTAGAGATTTCGCGTTAAAAGGGAATGTACTAGATCTTGCGGTGGCCGTTGTTATTGGGGCTGCTTTTGGAAAAATCGTTTCATCTTTAGTGAATAACATCATCATGCCATTCGTTGGTGTACTCCTCGGTGGTCTTGATTTCTCAGATTTAAGCTTCAAAGTTGGAAAATCAGTCATTCAATACGGTGCATTTATTCAATCCATCGTGGACTTTGTCATCATCGCTTTTGCCATTTTTATTTTTGTCAAAGTACTTACTAGTTTTATCAAGAAAAAAGAACAACCAACCGAAGAGACACCAGTACCTCCAACAGAAGAATACTTAAAAGAAATTCGCGATTTATTAAAAGAACAACAAAAATAA
- the groL gene encoding chaperonin GroEL (60 kDa chaperone family; promotes refolding of misfolded polypeptides especially under stressful conditions; forms two stacked rings of heptamers to form a barrel-shaped 14mer; ends can be capped by GroES; misfolded proteins enter the barrel where they are refolded when GroES binds) codes for MAKDIKFSEDARRAMLRGVDQLANAVKVTLGPKGRNVVLEKKFGSPLITNDGVTIAKEIELEDPFENMGAKLVSEVASKTNDVAGDGTTTATVLAQAMIQEGLKNVTAGANPVGVRRGIEKAVATAIEELKAISKPIESKESIAQVAAISSGDEEVGKLIAEAMERVGNDGVITIEESKGFATELDVVEGMQFDRGYTSPYMVTDSDKMEAVLEKPYILITDKKINNIQEILPVLEQVVQQGRPMLIIAEDVEGEAQATLVLNKLRGTFNVVAVKAPGFGDRRKAMLEDIAVLTGGQVITEDLGLELKTATVDQLGTANKVVVTKDDTTIVEGAGDSTQISARVNQIRAQMEETTSEFDREKLQERLAKLAGGVAVVKVGAATETELKERKLRIEDALNSTRAAVEEGIVAGGGTALVSIYNKVAALEAEGDVETGINIVLRSLEEPVRQIAHNAGLEGSVIVERLKHEAVGVGFNAANGEWVNMIDAGIVDPTKVTRSALQNASSVAALLLTTEAVVADQPDENGPAAGPDMGMGGMGGMM; via the coding sequence ATGGCAAAAGATATTAAATTTAGTGAAGATGCTCGTCGTGCCATGTTACGTGGTGTCGACCAACTAGCAAACGCAGTAAAAGTAACGCTTGGCCCAAAAGGTCGTAATGTTGTTTTAGAAAAAAAATTCGGTTCTCCGTTAATTACAAATGATGGTGTAACGATTGCAAAAGAAATCGAATTAGAAGACCCATTTGAAAACATGGGTGCAAAACTTGTATCTGAAGTTGCTTCTAAAACCAATGATGTTGCTGGGGACGGAACTACAACTGCTACCGTTTTAGCGCAAGCAATGATTCAAGAAGGCTTGAAAAACGTAACAGCTGGAGCAAATCCAGTAGGCGTACGTCGTGGTATCGAAAAAGCCGTAGCAACTGCTATTGAAGAATTAAAAGCTATCTCTAAACCAATTGAAAGCAAAGAGTCTATCGCTCAAGTTGCTGCTATTTCTTCTGGTGATGAAGAAGTTGGTAAATTAATCGCAGAAGCAATGGAACGTGTTGGTAACGATGGCGTTATTACTATTGAAGAATCCAAAGGCTTTGCAACAGAATTAGACGTAGTAGAAGGTATGCAATTTGACCGTGGCTACACTAGCCCTTACATGGTAACTGATTCTGACAAAATGGAAGCAGTCCTTGAAAAACCATACATTTTAATTACAGATAAAAAAATCAACAACATCCAAGAAATCTTACCAGTTTTAGAACAAGTTGTTCAACAAGGTCGTCCAATGCTAATTATCGCGGAAGATGTTGAAGGGGAAGCTCAAGCAACTCTAGTACTAAACAAACTTCGCGGAACATTTAACGTAGTAGCAGTGAAAGCTCCTGGTTTCGGTGACCGCCGTAAAGCAATGCTAGAAGATATTGCTGTTTTAACTGGTGGACAAGTAATCACAGAAGACCTAGGTTTAGAACTGAAAACAGCAACAGTTGATCAACTTGGAACAGCTAACAAAGTAGTTGTAACAAAAGATGATACAACAATCGTAGAAGGAGCAGGTGATTCCACACAAATCAGCGCTCGCGTAAACCAAATCCGTGCGCAAATGGAAGAAACTACTTCTGAATTTGATAGAGAAAAATTACAAGAACGTTTAGCAAAACTTGCAGGTGGAGTAGCTGTTGTCAAAGTCGGCGCTGCAACTGAAACAGAGCTAAAAGAACGTAAATTACGTATTGAAGATGCACTTAACTCTACTCGTGCAGCAGTAGAAGAAGGTATCGTAGCTGGTGGTGGTACTGCTCTTGTAAGTATTTACAATAAAGTAGCAGCACTTGAAGCAGAAGGTGACGTAGAAACAGGTATCAACATCGTGCTTCGTTCTCTAGAAGAACCAGTTCGTCAAATCGCGCATAACGCTGGACTTGAAGGTTCCGTTATCGTTGAACGCTTGAAACACGAAGCGGTTGGCGTTGGTTTCAACGCAGCTAATGGCGAATGGGTAAACATGATTGACGCTGGTATTGTTGATCCAACAAAAGTTACTCGTTCCGCATTACAAAACGCTTCATCTGTTGCTGCTCTTCTATTAACTACAGAAGCTGTTGTAGCAGATCAACCAGATGAAAACGGCCCAGCAGCAGGCCCAGATATGGGAATGGGCGGCATGGGCGGTATGATGTAA
- the groES gene encoding co-chaperone GroES produces the protein MLKPLGDRVVIEVLEAEEKTASGIVLPDSAKEKPQSGKIVAVGSGRVLDNGTKEPLEVAEGDTVIFAKYSGTEVTYEGTDYLILRESDILAITK, from the coding sequence TTGTTAAAACCATTAGGAGATCGTGTTGTAATTGAAGTACTTGAAGCAGAGGAAAAAACAGCGAGTGGGATTGTATTACCAGACTCTGCCAAAGAAAAACCGCAATCAGGGAAAATTGTTGCAGTCGGTTCAGGTCGTGTGCTAGATAACGGCACAAAAGAACCACTTGAAGTTGCAGAAGGTGACACGGTTATCTTCGCAAAATACTCTGGAACAGAAGTGACGTATGAAGGAACTGACTATCTGATTTTACGTGAAAGTGATATTTTAGCAATTACTAAATAA